The following proteins are co-located in the Dyadobacter chenwenxiniae genome:
- the ccoS gene encoding cbb3-type cytochrome oxidase assembly protein CcoS — protein MSAMFVMIIASLAIALAFLGAFIWSVRKGHYDDDYTPSVRILFDDPNSDASVKNNTKDIH, from the coding sequence ATGAGCGCAATGTTCGTCATGATTATCGCCAGCTTAGCCATCGCCCTGGCCTTTTTGGGCGCCTTCATCTGGTCGGTGCGCAAGGGACATTACGACGACGATTACACGCCGTCGGTCCGTATTCTATTCGACGATCCCAACAGCGACGCGTCCGTCAAAAACAACACAAAAGATATTCACTAA